A portion of the Treponema rectale genome contains these proteins:
- a CDS encoding MBOAT family O-acyltransferase, with amino-acid sequence MSFISFTFVFFLAASLILYYIVPKKFQVAVLCTANTVYYCLWNYKNLVFIVFSSLVTFYGAALVESLNKGLKEKKALVSKEDFKILKTSVLHKKRAVLSGMLLLNVGMLILLKYYLVIFSSKSLILPLGISYYTLQTIAYFMDVYNGKYEREHNFFRYYTFVSFFPQLLMGPINRYDKLGIEMSKEHPLEFDNFKRGVTTILYGAMKKYIVADMLVVRISDIFDPAYVNMPGAYIVLGVFMYAVYQYMDFSGGINMVLGIAKLFGLNMQPNFRQPYFSTSIADFWRRWHISLGLWMKDYIFYPLAFTKFMQKITKALNGSGHKHLARSVPAGISNIIVFCLVGVWHGPELHFLLWGLYNGLIIAVSDFMKPFFEKVNAFLHINVKGRAFHVFRIVRTFILVTIGGYFDRITDVSKCMRYMKNSVANFGNLRELFSVSSLSQMFGQVATINSQLMLVLIGCITVFVISILKENKIDVYEKIQSKNIVFRWLFYYVPIILVMISFTFSEADSEFMYAQY; translated from the coding sequence ATGAGTTTTATATCTTTCACTTTTGTATTTTTTTTAGCAGCTTCACTTATTCTTTACTACATTGTACCTAAAAAATTTCAGGTTGCAGTTCTTTGTACCGCAAATACAGTTTATTACTGCCTCTGGAATTATAAGAATCTTGTTTTTATCGTATTCAGTTCTCTGGTTACTTTTTATGGAGCTGCTCTTGTTGAATCGTTAAATAAAGGGCTAAAAGAAAAGAAAGCTCTTGTTTCAAAAGAAGACTTTAAGATTTTAAAAACTTCCGTGCTTCATAAAAAACGGGCAGTCCTTTCCGGAATGCTTCTGCTTAATGTAGGAATGCTCATTCTCTTAAAGTATTATCTTGTGATTTTCAGTTCAAAGTCTCTTATACTTCCTTTGGGAATTTCGTACTACACGCTTCAGACTATTGCTTACTTTATGGATGTTTACAACGGCAAGTATGAAAGGGAGCATAATTTTTTCAGGTACTATACGTTCGTTTCTTTTTTCCCTCAGCTTTTGATGGGACCGATAAACCGCTATGATAAACTTGGAATTGAAATGTCAAAGGAACATCCTCTTGAATTTGACAATTTTAAGCGCGGAGTTACGACTATTCTTTATGGAGCAATGAAAAAGTATATTGTTGCAGATATGCTTGTGGTAAGAATCAGTGATATTTTTGATCCTGCCTATGTAAATATGCCTGGAGCTTATATCGTTCTCGGTGTATTTATGTATGCCGTTTATCAGTACATGGATTTTTCCGGCGGAATAAACATGGTTCTGGGAATTGCAAAACTGTTTGGACTTAACATGCAGCCGAATTTCCGTCAGCCTTATTTTTCTACAAGTATAGCTGATTTCTGGCGCCGCTGGCATATAAGTCTCGGTCTGTGGATGAAGGATTATATTTTTTATCCTCTTGCATTTACAAAATTCATGCAGAAGATTACGAAGGCCTTAAATGGTTCGGGTCACAAACATCTTGCCCGTTCTGTTCCGGCTGGAATTTCAAATATTATTGTTTTCTGTCTTGTAGGTGTATGGCATGGTCCGGAACTGCATTTCCTTCTCTGGGGTCTTTATAATGGATTAATAATTGCAGTAAGCGATTTTATGAAGCCTTTCTTTGAGAAAGTAAATGCTTTCCTTCACATTAACGTAAAGGGAAGGGCATTCCACGTATTCCGCATTGTAAGGACATTTATTCTTGTAACGATAGGCGGATATTTTGACAGAATAACTGATGTTTCAAAGTGCATGAGGTATATGAAGAACTCTGTTGCTAATTTTGGAAACCTTAGGGAATTGTTTTCTGTAAGCAGTCTTTCACAAATGTTCGGTCAGGTTGCTACGATAAATTCTCAGCTCATGCTTGTCTTAATTGGATGCATAACTGTTTTTGTAATAAGCATTCTTAAAGAGAATAAAATTGATGTATATGAAAAAATTCAGTCAAAGAACATAGTCTTCAGATGGCTGTTTTATTATGTACCGATTATTCTGGTTATGATTTCCTTTACATTTTCTGAAGCTGACTCAGAATTTATGTATGCTCAGTACTGA
- the rfbB gene encoding dTDP-glucose 4,6-dehydratase, whose protein sequence is MSRKLKNVLVTGGAGFIGSNFINYLLGLSATGSKEFMDSGFTGRIINVDCLTYAGNPDNLSMAVKQKDRYIFEKADICDRKEMERIFKQYDIDTVVHFAAESHVDRSILGPEAFIRTNVTGTFTLLDVARKYWNVSLDNKRDDVIFHHISTDEVYGSLGPDGYFTETTPYDPRSPYSSSKASSDHIAMAYYHTYGMPLTLSNCTNNYGPYQFPEKLLPLMISNIRDGKNLPVYGEGKNIRDWIYVEDHNRAVWQILNNGRYGEKYNIGGENEWQNIKLLNKLIDLTAPLTGKNAEEVRKSIVYVKDRPGHDARYAIDCSKIKKELGWQRKMTFEQGLELTVKWYLEHREWMDRILSGEYKNWISENYSGR, encoded by the coding sequence ATGAGTAGGAAATTAAAAAACGTACTTGTTACAGGCGGAGCAGGATTTATTGGATCTAATTTTATAAACTATCTTCTTGGTTTAAGTGCAACCGGTTCAAAAGAATTTATGGATTCAGGTTTTACAGGACGAATCATTAATGTTGACTGTCTGACTTATGCCGGAAACCCTGATAATCTTTCAATGGCTGTAAAGCAGAAGGACCGCTATATTTTTGAAAAGGCAGATATCTGTGACAGAAAGGAAATGGAACGTATTTTCAAACAGTATGATATAGATACTGTTGTTCACTTTGCCGCAGAAAGCCATGTTGACCGTTCAATTCTCGGACCGGAAGCTTTTATCAGAACTAATGTAACCGGAACTTTTACACTCCTTGATGTTGCCAGAAAATACTGGAATGTTTCTCTTGATAATAAACGGGATGATGTTATTTTTCATCATATTTCTACAGATGAAGTTTATGGTTCCCTTGGTCCTGACGGATATTTTACAGAGACAACTCCTTATGATCCCCGTTCTCCATATTCCAGTTCAAAAGCTTCTTCTGACCATATAGCAATGGCTTATTATCATACTTATGGAATGCCTCTGACACTTTCAAACTGTACAAATAATTACGGACCGTATCAGTTTCCGGAAAAGCTTCTTCCCCTGATGATTTCAAATATTCGCGACGGAAAAAATCTTCCTGTTTATGGCGAGGGTAAAAACATAAGGGACTGGATTTACGTAGAAGATCACAATCGTGCTGTATGGCAGATTCTTAATAACGGAAGGTACGGAGAAAAATATAATATCGGTGGAGAAAATGAATGGCAGAACATTAAGCTGCTGAATAAACTTATCGATTTAACGGCCCCCCTTACCGGAAAGAATGCTGAAGAGGTAAGAAAATCCATTGTGTATGTAAAGGACAGGCCCGGACATGATGCCCGTTATGCCATTGACTGTTCTAAGATAAAAAAGGAACTGGGGTGGCAGCGGAAGATGACTTTTGAACAGGGACTTGAACTGACTGTAAAATGGTATCTTGAACATCGTGAATGGATGGACCGGATTTTAAGCGGTGAATATAAAAACTGGATTTCAGAAAATTATAGTGGAAGATAA
- the rfbC gene encoding dTDP-4-dehydrorhamnose 3,5-epimerase: MLNVKTHLISGLLELQPQIFNDERGLLLESYNMNDFEKAGIKDVFVQDNHSLSQKGVIRGLHFQKKHSQAKLVRAVTGKIFDVAVDLRCSSPTFGKYFSVILDSRKQNMLYIPKGFAHGSLAMEDNSILSYKCSDFYCSQSEGGVIWNDVLLSIDWPLETVFSENESPVLSRKDCMHPAFNPEQLYFDINGNWIGE; encoded by the coding sequence ATGCTTAATGTAAAAACACATCTCATTTCAGGATTACTCGAACTTCAGCCCCAGATTTTTAATGACGAAAGGGGCCTGCTTTTAGAAAGTTATAACATGAATGATTTTGAAAAGGCAGGAATAAAAGATGTTTTTGTTCAGGATAATCATTCTCTTTCCCAAAAAGGGGTAATACGGGGACTTCATTTTCAGAAAAAGCACAGTCAGGCAAAACTTGTAAGGGCTGTTACAGGTAAAATTTTTGACGTTGCAGTTGATCTGAGATGTTCCAGCCCCACATTTGGAAAATATTTTTCGGTGATTCTGGACAGCCGTAAACAGAACATGCTTTATATTCCTAAGGGATTTGCCCACGGTTCTCTTGCGATGGAAGATAATTCCATCCTTTCTTATAAATGCAGTGATTTTTACTGCAGTCAGTCTGAAGGGGGAGTCATCTGGAATGATGTCCTGCTTTCGATAGACTGGCCTCTTGAAACAGTTTTTTCTGAAAATGAATCTCCCGTGCTGAGCAGAAAGGACTGCATGCATCCGGCATTTAATCCGGAACAGCTTTATTTTGATATTAACGGAAACTGGATTGGAGAATAA
- the rfbA gene encoding glucose-1-phosphate thymidylyltransferase RfbA, with product MKGIILAGGSGTRLYPITRAVSKQLLPVYDKPMIYYPLSVLMLSGIREILIISTPRDTNLFRELFGDGSRIGMSFQYAVQETPRGLADAFIVGKKFIGNDDVALVLGDNIFYGQGFTSSLSNAVERLKNGMGSTIFGYYVKNPRAYGVVEFDSDGKVLGIEEKPEVPKSNYAVPGLYFYDNNVIQIAENVKPSLRGEIEITSVNNEYLKRGQLSVEILGRGLAWLDTGTYDGLQEAGNFVATIQKRQGMYVACIEEIAYRNGWITRDNLINLSESYKTDYGEYLKFIAENF from the coding sequence ATGAAGGGTATAATTCTAGCCGGAGGTTCAGGAACAAGACTTTATCCGATAACAAGAGCTGTCTCAAAACAGCTACTGCCGGTTTATGATAAGCCTATGATTTATTATCCCCTCAGTGTATTGATGCTTTCAGGTATCAGGGAAATACTGATTATTTCGACTCCAAGAGATACAAATTTGTTCAGGGAACTTTTTGGAGACGGCTCCAGAATCGGTATGTCTTTTCAGTATGCAGTGCAGGAAACTCCCCGCGGTCTGGCTGATGCTTTTATTGTCGGAAAAAAATTTATCGGAAACGATGATGTTGCCCTGGTATTAGGGGATAATATTTTTTACGGTCAGGGTTTTACTTCCAGCCTCAGCAATGCAGTTGAAAGACTTAAGAACGGTATGGGATCAACTATTTTCGGCTACTATGTAAAAAATCCAAGAGCTTACGGTGTTGTAGAATTTGATTCAGACGGAAAAGTTCTTGGAATTGAGGAAAAGCCTGAGGTTCCAAAATCAAATTATGCAGTACCGGGACTTTATTTTTATGATAATAATGTAATACAGATTGCAGAGAATGTTAAACCTTCTTTACGTGGAGAAATCGAAATAACATCCGTTAATAATGAATATTTAAAGAGAGGTCAGCTTTCTGTAGAAATTCTTGGACGCGGTCTTGCCTGGCTTGATACCGGAACTTATGACGGTCTTCAGGAAGCAGGAAATTTTGTTGCAACCATTCAGAAGCGTCAGGGAATGTATGTTGCCTGCATTGAAGAAATTGCATATCGCAACGGCTGGATAACCAGAGATAATCTTATAAATCTTTCTGAATCATATAAAACTGATTACGGTGAATATTTAAAATTTATTGCAGAGAACTTTTGA
- the glf gene encoding UDP-galactopyranose mutase, which yields MEKYDYLIVGSGLFGATFAYLAKKAGKKCLVIDKRQHTGGNIWCRDVEGIHVHEYGAHIFHTDSSRVWNFVTQFAEFNRYTNCPVANFEGKLYNLPFNMNTFYEMWGVTTPEQAQKKIDEQKAQAAALLKGQKPANLEEQALLLVGKDIYEKLIKGYTQKQWGRKCTELPAFIIKRLPVRLTFDNNYFNDKYQGIPVGGYNKITDALLEGIEVKTSTDFFSDRKKFESLADKIVFTGAIDEFYEYRFGKLEYRTVRFETEKLQEQNHQGNAVINYTEESIPYTRIIEHKHFEPENEAYKKNITVISREYSSEWTEGAEPFYPVNDEKNSETYRKYKELADKETGVIFGGRLAQYKYYDMDDVIADVLNRFEGKIL from the coding sequence ATGGAAAAATATGATTACCTTATAGTCGGCTCAGGTCTTTTTGGAGCAACTTTCGCATATCTGGCAAAAAAAGCAGGAAAAAAATGTCTTGTAATAGATAAACGCCAGCATACAGGAGGCAATATCTGGTGCCGGGATGTTGAAGGAATTCATGTTCATGAATATGGTGCACATATTTTTCATACAGACAGTTCCAGGGTATGGAATTTCGTAACTCAGTTTGCTGAATTTAACCGCTACACAAACTGCCCGGTGGCAAACTTTGAAGGCAAACTCTACAACCTTCCCTTTAACATGAATACATTTTATGAAATGTGGGGAGTAACAACTCCGGAACAGGCTCAGAAAAAAATTGATGAACAGAAAGCACAGGCTGCTGCCCTGCTGAAGGGACAAAAACCTGCAAATCTTGAAGAACAGGCCCTGCTGCTTGTTGGAAAAGATATTTATGAAAAACTGATAAAAGGATATACGCAGAAACAGTGGGGAAGAAAATGTACTGAACTTCCTGCATTCATAATAAAAAGACTTCCGGTACGTTTAACCTTTGATAATAATTATTTTAATGACAAGTATCAGGGAATTCCTGTCGGAGGATACAATAAAATCACTGATGCTTTGCTTGAAGGAATTGAAGTTAAAACTAGCACGGATTTTTTTTCAGACAGAAAAAAGTTTGAATCCCTTGCAGATAAAATTGTATTCACAGGAGCCATTGATGAATTTTATGAATACCGTTTTGGAAAACTTGAATACAGAACAGTACGCTTTGAAACAGAAAAACTTCAGGAACAGAACCATCAGGGAAATGCCGTTATAAACTATACGGAAGAAAGCATTCCATACACCCGCATTATCGAACACAAACACTTCGAACCGGAAAACGAAGCGTATAAAAAAAATATTACTGTTATTTCAAGAGAATATTCTTCTGAATGGACTGAAGGGGCTGAACCTTTTTATCCTGTAAATGATGAAAAAAATTCTGAAACTTACAGAAAATACAAAGAGCTCGCTGATAAGGAAACCGGTGTAATATTCGGAGGTCGTCTTGCACAATACAAATATTACGATATGGATGATGTAATTGCAGACGTTCTTAACCGTTTTGAAGGAAAAATACTTTAA
- a CDS encoding ABC transporter ATP-binding protein, whose amino-acid sequence MNQTAVELIDVSKIYQMDKVQVKASEHVSFSIKSGSFAALSGPSGSGKSTLLNIIGLTDLPSEGKVILDGEDIYEGISFNSRIPLKLESKLTELRRNKIGFIFQTFNLIPVLNVEENIMLPLSLGKSNASGMKDSEKKEWVDFLIETVGLTDWRKHKPSELSGGQRQRTAIARALVTKAPVILADEPTANLDSKNGDQILSLMKKINEELKTTFIFSTHDQKIVSMADHVINLKDGKIVSN is encoded by the coding sequence ATGAATCAGACTGCCGTAGAACTAATTGATGTTTCTAAAATTTATCAGATGGATAAGGTACAGGTAAAAGCTTCGGAGCATGTAAGTTTCAGTATAAAAAGCGGAAGTTTTGCAGCTTTGTCAGGTCCTTCCGGTTCCGGTAAATCTACCCTCCTTAATATCATCGGACTTACAGATTTGCCTTCAGAAGGAAAAGTAATTCTTGACGGAGAAGACATTTATGAAGGAATATCATTTAACTCCAGGATTCCATTAAAACTTGAGTCAAAATTAACAGAGCTCAGACGCAACAAAATAGGATTTATATTTCAGACTTTCAACCTTATACCGGTTCTTAACGTTGAAGAAAACATAATGCTTCCCCTTTCCCTTGGAAAATCCAATGCTTCCGGGATGAAAGATTCAGAAAAAAAAGAATGGGTTGATTTTTTAATTGAAACTGTTGGACTTACAGACTGGAGAAAACATAAGCCTTCTGAGCTTTCGGGAGGACAGAGGCAGAGGACAGCCATAGCCCGGGCACTGGTAACGAAGGCTCCTGTAATTCTGGCAGATGAACCGACGGCAAACCTGGACAGTAAAAACGGAGACCAGATTCTTTCTCTTATGAAAAAGATTAATGAAGAATTAAAAACTACATTTATATTTTCTACTCATGACCAGAAAATAGTTTCCATGGCAGATCACGTCATAAATTTAAAAGACGGAAAAATTGTCAGTAATTAA